Proteins encoded by one window of Cyclobacteriaceae bacterium:
- a CDS encoding tetratricopeptide repeat protein, with translation MKTLKFWATLLTVTCLCTATYGQSYQKRLALIIGNSSYQHGGSLRNPVNDARAMAGTLQSMGFEVMKYEDLSSNDMKRVINEFGKRLAGNDVGLFYYAGHGIQHNGSNYMIPIEANLQNEEQIEFDCVSADRVVSFMETAKAKVNVIIMDACRNNPFERSWRRSTNGNGLAMMNAPSGTLIAYATAPGTTAADGDGINGLYTSAILKYIKDESLTLEQVFKKVRTEVEERSGRMQIPWETTSLKGEDFYVARGAKPVKQQQAIVERVPVSPENEKQAEIHYKSGLTNFESELYNDAMSDFSKAIGLNPNYAEAHYMMGRVKYALKLDYDALADYTKAIQLKPEFGDAYYWRGNVYYAMRMDAEAIYDFSECIKVKPDFVDAHYYRGQAYYGSQNYEEAIKNFTAAISLNPRHLNALYYRGNSYYSLRMHNEAIADFNQVIRQDPNYTQAYFYRGNCYYLLGNDIEAIKDLTTTIQQKPDHVEAHFWRGVSEFMSGKNDNAEADFNKALQLRPNYPEAYYWKGRVKFAQVKDEEAIANFTTAINLRHDYSEAWHYRGFVKYFSKQYDEATKDANKAIELNPLNAEAYYVRGLIEFDKANDEKALEALNQALEIRPAYSEALLLRGKVKHFLKRYSESTIDLTKSIEIKPTGDAYYWRGYSNYMLKFDNQALSDYTKAIELKPNYPEAFYRRGDLHYILEKDQQSLADLNEAIRLKPAYAEAFCLRARTKLALNQTEEALQDANKALELKAGYAEAYYYQSQAYAKMGKRNEALTAIDKALEFAPGNATYLNYKTSLGN, from the coding sequence ATGAAAACGTTGAAATTCTGGGCTACTCTACTCACAGTAACGTGCCTGTGTACCGCAACCTACGGTCAATCCTATCAAAAACGGTTGGCGCTGATTATTGGCAACTCCAGCTACCAGCATGGTGGCTCCCTGCGCAATCCTGTAAATGATGCCCGTGCCATGGCAGGAACCCTGCAATCGATGGGATTTGAGGTGATGAAGTACGAAGACCTCTCCAGCAACGATATGAAGCGGGTTATCAACGAATTTGGAAAACGCCTCGCAGGAAATGATGTGGGTCTGTTCTACTATGCAGGCCATGGCATTCAGCACAACGGATCAAACTATATGATTCCCATAGAGGCCAACCTTCAAAATGAAGAGCAGATTGAATTCGATTGCGTTTCAGCCGATCGGGTGGTGAGTTTTATGGAAACGGCCAAAGCCAAGGTGAATGTAATTATCATGGATGCCTGCCGCAACAACCCGTTTGAGCGTAGCTGGCGCAGAAGTACCAATGGCAACGGATTGGCCATGATGAACGCACCCAGCGGAACGTTGATTGCTTATGCCACTGCACCGGGCACAACGGCAGCCGATGGTGATGGCATAAACGGATTGTATACCAGCGCCATTTTAAAATATATTAAAGATGAGTCCCTTACTCTTGAACAAGTGTTCAAAAAGGTTCGTACCGAAGTGGAGGAGCGCTCAGGACGGATGCAGATTCCGTGGGAAACCACATCCTTAAAAGGGGAAGATTTTTACGTAGCACGTGGAGCCAAACCGGTAAAACAGCAGCAAGCGATTGTTGAGCGCGTACCCGTATCACCTGAAAATGAAAAGCAAGCTGAAATTCATTATAAAAGTGGTTTAACCAATTTTGAAAGTGAATTGTACAACGATGCCATGTCGGATTTCTCAAAAGCTATTGGACTGAATCCTAACTATGCAGAAGCCCATTATATGATGGGACGAGTGAAGTACGCGTTAAAACTGGATTATGACGCTTTAGCAGATTACACAAAAGCCATACAGCTTAAGCCAGAGTTTGGAGACGCTTATTATTGGCGGGGCAATGTGTACTATGCCATGCGAATGGATGCTGAGGCTATTTATGACTTTTCTGAATGCATTAAAGTCAAACCTGATTTTGTTGATGCCCATTATTATCGTGGCCAGGCATATTATGGTTCACAGAATTATGAGGAAGCGATAAAAAATTTCACAGCGGCCATCTCCTTAAACCCTCGTCACTTGAATGCATTGTATTACAGAGGAAACTCCTATTATTCTTTGCGGATGCACAACGAAGCCATAGCCGATTTTAACCAGGTGATTAGGCAAGATCCCAATTATACGCAGGCCTATTTTTATAGAGGTAACTGTTATTATTTATTGGGTAACGATATTGAAGCGATAAAAGACCTTACTACTACCATTCAGCAAAAACCCGACCATGTAGAGGCACATTTTTGGAGAGGTGTGTCTGAATTCATGTCAGGAAAAAATGATAATGCAGAGGCCGACTTTAACAAGGCACTTCAATTACGTCCAAATTACCCCGAAGCCTATTATTGGAAAGGGCGTGTAAAGTTTGCGCAGGTAAAAGACGAAGAGGCCATTGCTAATTTTACGACTGCTATCAACTTACGACATGATTATTCAGAGGCCTGGCATTATCGAGGATTTGTTAAGTATTTCAGTAAACAGTACGATGAGGCCACTAAAGATGCCAACAAAGCAATTGAGTTAAATCCGCTAAATGCTGAAGCTTACTATGTACGCGGGCTGATTGAATTTGATAAGGCCAATGATGAAAAAGCATTGGAGGCGCTCAACCAGGCGCTTGAAATACGCCCCGCATATTCTGAAGCGCTGTTGTTAAGAGGTAAGGTTAAACACTTCTTGAAACGTTATAGTGAATCTACAATTGACCTCACAAAGTCTATTGAAATAAAGCCCACGGGTGATGCGTACTACTGGCGTGGCTATTCAAACTATATGCTCAAGTTTGACAACCAGGCGCTATCGGATTACACAAAAGCCATTGAATTAAAACCTAACTATCCGGAAGCCTTCTACCGGAGAGGCGACTTACATTATATCTTGGAGAAAGATCAGCAATCACTTGCTGACCTGAACGAAGCCATACGGTTAAAACCAGCCTATGCAGAAGCTTTTTGCCTGCGAGCACGCACTAAACTAGCGCTCAATCAAACCGAAGAAGCCTTGCAGGATGCCAATAAAGCATTGGAGTTAAAGGCTGGCTATGCTGAAGCGTATTACTATCAAAGTCAGGCGTACGCCAAAATGGGCAAACGCAATGAGGCGCTTACGGCCATCGATAAAGCCCTGGAATTTGCCCCGGGAAATGCCACGTATTTAAACTACAAGACTTCGCTGGGGAATTAA
- a CDS encoding HAD family phosphatase — MKVKNLIFDLGGVIIDLSPVRTVDAFSALSGVAPDDVRKAYLTELEFFAYERGEISDMEFRTAVQRILSFETTVHEFDRAWNAMLVDLPKAKLNLLDSLRSKFRVTLLSNTNNIHLDFVNQQMLPKVSEQIKLDAYFHGTYYSHLVGKRKPEPIIFQQVLEENGFVPQETVFLDDNPENIQSAARLGIQTFLVKHPDEVFDFFNTL; from the coding sequence GTGAAGGTTAAGAACTTAATTTTTGATTTGGGCGGAGTAATTATTGATTTGTCGCCCGTCCGAACGGTTGATGCGTTTTCTGCATTATCGGGTGTTGCGCCTGACGATGTACGAAAGGCTTACCTTACTGAACTGGAATTTTTTGCTTATGAACGGGGTGAAATTTCGGATATGGAATTCAGAACTGCGGTACAGCGAATACTGTCTTTTGAAACCACCGTTCATGAATTTGACCGGGCATGGAATGCCATGCTGGTTGACCTGCCAAAGGCGAAACTGAACCTGTTGGATAGCCTGCGCAGTAAATTCCGCGTAACGCTACTGAGCAATACCAATAACATTCATCTTGATTTTGTGAACCAGCAAATGTTGCCCAAGGTTTCTGAACAGATAAAATTGGATGCGTATTTTCACGGGACGTATTATTCCCATTTGGTAGGGAAACGAAAACCCGAACCGATAATTTTTCAGCAGGTGCTGGAAGAGAACGGGTTTGTTCCGCAGGAGACCGTGTTTCTGGACGATAACCCGGAAAACATTCAATCAGCAGCGCGGTTAGGTATTCAAACATTTTTGGTGAAGCATCCGGATGAGGTATTTGATTTTTTTAACACGTTATGA
- a CDS encoding site-2 protease family protein, with protein sequence MSKETKRIILQAFLFIATFVTTTIAGAEWTYGKSVYVAFTWDDFVSGMHFSIPFLLILTVHEFGHYFTARKNQVNSSLPYYIPIPPFPFSIGTMGAIIRLRQRVTSLKVNFDIGIAGPLAGFVMALIVLFYGFSNLPPAEYIFEIHPEYEQYGLAYADHVYGNQEGVIDVVIGKNLLFLIFEKFVADPERVPNPHEIMHYPYLFSGFLALIFTALNLLPIGQLDGGHVLYGLVGYKNHKLIASGVFIVFIFYAGLGLVTPLQPMDDLIFYAPAYVIFLVLCLRGLKLSTQNTVMIALLIFAAQFVWSWLQPTVNGFTGWLLFAFIIGRLAGVEHPRAEIEEELDTNRQLLGWIALIIFVLCFSPVPIEMTAAIPE encoded by the coding sequence ATGAGTAAAGAGACGAAACGAATTATTCTTCAGGCTTTTTTATTTATTGCAACGTTTGTCACCACTACTATTGCCGGGGCTGAGTGGACTTACGGAAAATCAGTTTATGTAGCCTTTACCTGGGATGATTTTGTTTCAGGAATGCATTTCTCAATACCGTTTTTGTTGATCCTCACGGTACATGAATTCGGGCACTATTTCACGGCAAGAAAAAATCAGGTCAACTCCAGTTTGCCGTACTATATTCCGATTCCTCCTTTTCCGTTTTCAATTGGTACCATGGGCGCCATTATTCGGCTGCGCCAGCGTGTAACCTCGCTTAAGGTGAATTTTGATATTGGTATTGCCGGTCCACTGGCGGGTTTTGTAATGGCGTTGATTGTCCTTTTTTATGGATTCTCCAACCTTCCCCCCGCAGAATATATTTTCGAGATTCATCCGGAATATGAACAATATGGATTGGCGTACGCGGATCACGTATATGGAAATCAAGAAGGTGTAATTGATGTGGTAATTGGAAAAAATTTACTGTTTCTTATTTTTGAGAAATTCGTGGCTGACCCAGAACGCGTGCCTAATCCACATGAGATCATGCATTATCCGTATCTATTTTCCGGATTCCTGGCACTCATATTTACAGCCTTAAATCTTCTTCCGATTGGTCAGTTGGATGGCGGTCACGTATTGTACGGGTTAGTCGGTTACAAAAACCACAAACTAATTGCATCCGGTGTGTTTATCGTGTTTATTTTTTATGCGGGCCTGGGTTTGGTAACTCCGCTTCAACCGATGGATGATTTGATTTTTTACGCACCGGCTTATGTCATCTTTCTGGTATTGTGTTTACGAGGGCTTAAACTTTCAACTCAAAATACGGTTATGATCGCGCTACTGATCTTTGCCGCACAGTTTGTGTGGAGTTGGCTTCAACCTACCGTGAATGGCTTTACCGGATGGTTGTTGTTTGCGTTCATCATAGGGCGGCTGGCAGGCGTAGAACATCCACGCGCTGAAATTGAAGAAGAGCTGGATACTAACCGCCAGCTGTTAGGTTGGATTGCCCTGATTATTTTTGTGCTGTGCTTTAGTCCGGTGCCGATTGAGATGACAGCGGCTATTCCTGAATAA
- a CDS encoding T9SS type A sorting domain-containing protein translates to MSLPFWDDFSTPTHTDTLWEDKANVWINSGAAIKPPTINVATFDGVNGAGVAYAPNPNQNLDVGPTDVMVSRRIKMTEVPVAGQNDIFLSFYYQWGGSVEPPDANDKLELQFFDKDDNWDLRATFQATAMQQPDSFYYYTIRINQGEYIHDDFQFRFQAYGRQSGKFDSWHIDYVYLDKERTDGTPSFPDRSLYTPLSSAFSNYHAIPVKHFFSQQNQSFPAFGLSNLESIPQPMNYKYAVNIQSYTNSALSLESDFLLKDSVAISPTITPFEKRKIVTDIVPDISNFDSNADSLIIRYTVTLQADDTIRADFSNIDFRFNDTLTTSYTLTDYYAYDDGIAEYAVGLAGNGNVAAYRFELLTPDPDTVNGVYVHFPNSYGTFASTVTFYVWNDDNGKPGDLLLEELVPIQRNSNNEFVLREFIQSTVVQGIFYIGWQQPSSGRVLIGLDSNNETGDQLYTNTAGVNNPNTWLQNVLIKGSLMIRPRFGPGAVVTDSETPLTKHISLYPNPNRGEFFIDGEVTRIQILTTSGYPIAFDAFQEAENKTRIRMTHTLPGLYLVRYFDGDSFQSQKIIIQE, encoded by the coding sequence ATGTCACTTCCCTTTTGGGATGACTTCTCAACACCCACCCATACCGATACCCTATGGGAAGATAAGGCCAATGTATGGATCAACTCAGGTGCCGCCATTAAACCACCTACTATAAATGTAGCCACCTTTGATGGTGTTAACGGAGCAGGTGTAGCCTATGCACCCAACCCCAACCAGAACCTGGATGTGGGACCAACCGATGTAATGGTTTCGCGTAGAATCAAAATGACGGAGGTACCTGTCGCTGGTCAGAATGATATATTTCTTAGTTTTTATTACCAGTGGGGTGGTTCTGTTGAACCACCGGATGCCAACGATAAGCTTGAATTGCAATTTTTTGATAAGGATGATAACTGGGACCTCCGTGCAACCTTCCAGGCTACCGCCATGCAACAACCGGATTCATTCTACTACTACACCATTCGCATTAATCAAGGAGAATACATCCACGATGATTTTCAATTTCGCTTTCAGGCATATGGCAGGCAGTCGGGGAAATTTGATTCGTGGCATATTGATTATGTGTACCTCGATAAAGAAAGAACAGATGGAACCCCATCATTTCCAGATCGCTCGCTTTACACCCCCCTATCATCCGCTTTCAGTAATTACCATGCTATTCCGGTAAAGCATTTCTTTTCTCAACAGAATCAATCCTTCCCCGCGTTTGGGTTAAGTAATCTAGAATCAATCCCGCAACCCATGAATTACAAGTATGCGGTAAATATTCAATCATATACCAATAGTGCATTAAGTTTAGAATCAGATTTCCTGCTGAAGGACTCGGTGGCCATCTCACCAACCATTACACCCTTCGAAAAAAGAAAAATTGTGACGGATATTGTACCGGACATCAGCAATTTTGATTCAAATGCCGACTCGCTGATTATCCGATATACCGTTACCCTTCAGGCAGATGACACCATCCGTGCAGATTTCTCGAACATTGATTTCAGGTTTAATGACACACTAACTACTTCCTACACGTTAACCGATTACTACGCTTACGATGATGGCATAGCAGAGTATGCAGTAGGACTTGCCGGAAACGGTAACGTAGCTGCTTATCGTTTTGAGCTGTTGACACCCGATCCGGATACGGTAAATGGTGTATACGTGCACTTCCCAAATTCATACGGAACCTTTGCCTCCACCGTTACTTTTTATGTTTGGAACGATGATAATGGCAAACCTGGAGACTTACTTCTTGAAGAACTGGTTCCCATTCAGCGAAACAGCAATAATGAATTTGTACTGCGAGAGTTTATTCAATCCACAGTTGTGCAGGGAATATTTTATATAGGCTGGCAACAACCATCCTCCGGTCGGGTATTGATCGGGTTAGATTCCAATAATGAAACCGGTGATCAACTCTATACCAATACTGCAGGCGTTAACAATCCGAATACCTGGTTACAGAATGTGCTTATAAAGGGAAGCCTGATGATTCGTCCGCGCTTTGGCCCCGGAGCTGTGGTTACGGACTCGGAAACTCCTTTAACTAAACATATTTCACTTTACCCAAATCCTAACCGCGGAGAGTTTTTTATTGACGGAGAAGTTACCCGGATTCAGATCCTCACTACCTCTGGCTATCCCATCGCATTTGATGCGTTTCAGGAAGCAGAAAACAAAACAAGAATCAGGATGACTCACACGCTTCCCGGGTTATACCTTGTTCGTTACTTCGATGGGGATTCATTCCAATCCCAAAAAATTATTATTCAGGAATAG
- a CDS encoding PASTA domain-containing protein: MKLNLKKYTSTLGGVLGSVAATIIVILLLAVIYFYMYLPAATNHGETITVPSIEGLHVSELEDFLVKRTLRYEVNDSSYTEEYPPLTVLRQFPAAGSKVKENRVIYISLNRVTPPTVPMPNLVDGSLINAEAILRGNELKRGRIQLVRGPFLNLVKEMRYEGTKIEPGTRIPKGSVIDLVVEDGGNNSFPAPDVRGYTLEDAKIPIFGSHLNISIEVVGDTLGGTEPVVVLKQKPQPGENIKVGDVVEVWVGKKGTPLPDEEGEDNEELEDPLN, from the coding sequence ATGAAATTGAATTTGAAAAAATATACCTCAACACTGGGCGGAGTACTGGGAAGCGTTGCAGCAACGATTATTGTTATTCTGTTGCTCGCAGTCATTTACTTCTATATGTATTTGCCGGCTGCTACCAACCACGGTGAAACCATTACCGTACCCAGCATTGAAGGATTGCATGTAAGCGAACTGGAAGATTTTCTGGTAAAGCGTACGTTACGGTATGAAGTGAACGATTCATCCTACACCGAGGAATATCCTCCCCTTACCGTGTTAAGGCAGTTCCCTGCCGCGGGATCGAAAGTAAAAGAAAACCGGGTCATTTACATTTCATTGAACCGCGTAACGCCACCAACCGTACCCATGCCCAACCTGGTTGATGGTTCATTAATCAATGCCGAAGCCATTTTGCGCGGTAATGAATTGAAGCGCGGCCGCATTCAACTGGTACGCGGACCGTTTCTAAACCTCGTAAAAGAAATGCGGTACGAAGGCACCAAGATTGAACCGGGTACACGCATCCCGAAAGGCTCGGTTATCGACCTGGTAGTTGAAGACGGGGGTAACAACTCCTTTCCCGCTCCAGATGTTCGCGGATATACATTGGAAGATGCCAAGATTCCCATTTTTGGTTCACACCTGAACATTTCCATTGAAGTTGTGGGTGACACACTTGGGGGTACCGAACCAGTGGTGGTATTGAAACAAAAGCCCCAACCAGGAGAAAATATTAAGGTGGGCGATGTCGTTGAAGTATGGGTGGGCAAAAAAGGTACGCCTTTACCCGATGAAGAAGGTGAGGATAACGAAGAGCTCGAAGATCCATTGAATTAA
- a CDS encoding D-alanine--D-alanine ligase family protein → MSGKKKVALLYGGRSVEHGVSVNSARNILEFIDKESFEPLPIGISQTGQWFLTQGVTKDIEQGKSLGLILDPKNAGLILLASGDRVKVDLIFPVLHGTDGEDGSIQGLIKAMDLPMVGTGVLGSSLSMNKVVAKRLLKEAGVPVTKFVTYRFSEKRKIGFDEIEKKLKLPFMVKSASLGSSVGVSKVSKKSEFKKALDEAFRYDDEVIFEEFITGREIECAVMGNTPAQASNPGEIVLKKNYEFYTFDAKYVDPDAVSIEVPAQLDKPTIKLVREVSVKAYEALRCEDFARVDLFLTKKGKVYVNEINTIPGFTNSSMFPMMWKERGVSFTELISKLINLALERYAAGKRIERGFDSALKF, encoded by the coding sequence ATGTCAGGAAAAAAGAAAGTTGCCTTGCTCTATGGCGGGCGCTCTGTAGAACATGGTGTTTCCGTTAACTCCGCCCGCAACATCCTCGAGTTTATCGATAAGGAAAGCTTTGAGCCCCTGCCCATAGGTATCAGTCAGACCGGCCAGTGGTTTTTGACCCAGGGAGTTACTAAAGACATTGAGCAGGGAAAATCGTTAGGCCTTATTCTTGACCCGAAAAATGCCGGACTGATTTTACTGGCTAGCGGAGATCGCGTTAAAGTAGACTTGATTTTTCCGGTACTGCACGGCACCGATGGTGAGGATGGCAGCATTCAGGGACTCATCAAAGCCATGGATTTGCCTATGGTTGGAACGGGCGTGTTGGGCTCTTCCCTTTCCATGAACAAGGTTGTTGCAAAGCGCTTACTCAAAGAAGCCGGAGTACCCGTAACGAAATTTGTTACCTATCGCTTCAGTGAAAAAAGGAAAATCGGATTTGACGAAATCGAAAAGAAATTAAAGCTGCCCTTCATGGTGAAATCGGCAAGCCTGGGTTCTTCAGTTGGCGTTTCGAAAGTCTCCAAAAAATCTGAATTTAAGAAAGCGCTGGATGAAGCCTTTCGGTATGATGATGAAGTGATCTTTGAAGAATTTATTACCGGAAGAGAGATTGAATGTGCCGTGATGGGCAACACTCCTGCTCAAGCGTCAAATCCGGGCGAAATTGTTTTAAAAAAGAATTACGAGTTCTACACGTTTGATGCGAAATACGTTGACCCCGATGCGGTCTCCATCGAAGTGCCTGCACAACTTGATAAACCCACTATAAAACTGGTTCGTGAAGTTTCAGTTAAAGCGTATGAAGCCTTACGCTGTGAAGATTTTGCACGCGTTGATTTATTTCTGACCAAAAAGGGGAAAGTTTATGTAAACGAAATCAACACCATTCCCGGATTCACCAACTCATCGATGTTTCCGATGATGTGGAAGGAACGCGGAGTGAGTTTTACTGAACTGATCAGTAAACTCATTAACCTGGCGCTGGAACGATATGCAGCCGGAAAACGAATTGAACGTGGTTTTGATTCAGCGCTGAAGTTTTAA
- a CDS encoding M43 family zinc metalloprotease, which yields MRQLVTFLLLSSLFSLSGFYAHAQERCETVQYMQQLRNQGKLPQSDAQFEQWLKQKRDLQKRMLQQQGETHRQQDEPYQIPVVVHVIHNGEPVGTGTNISDAQIFSQLDVINNDFKRLNTDASNTPAEFLPVAGSMDIEFVLAKSDPNGLCTNGIVRVQGSKSSWSRVPDDATLKSQSYWPSENYLNIWVTDLSGLSLGYAQFPVSNLEGLEEYQSGLAQTDGVVIDYEAFGSNDYGPFVLEPDYNKGRTTTHELGHFFGLRHIWGDSNCGNDYVTDTPTQEDSTTSCPTNPQSSGCGAFNRMFQNYMDYTDDACMNILTTGQVERMDFILNDPAVPRRMSLLTSPGLETPAICERIDVAVNRIDSPSPISCSTTAPLSITILNRSDVELNSITLSYQVNQLSQSNVVLPITPALPSGATRLINLASAVNLTTGLNNVFIEITEANGEADEDPSNSFINATVLVDQSEDYLPLRQRFDVLNWPTVSPLGGVEWELTSTNFGNSATVQAFNQGIVGEEVWLTTPIIDLSSITKASIFFDYSYALNETKNDGLRVLISTDCGKTYQPSTFNKQGQALSIETSNQPWQPTTDFGWHKDKFLSLSEYSGEQQIRIAFVFTNARGNNLYLDNVEFFLDDDPTRLDVNEPYSIYWKNGDEATVTFNLSERQAIGIYVVDVMGREFINTTATNILNQTFPIELGNAADGIYIMRIQVGDRFYASKFYLSR from the coding sequence GTGCGTCAGCTGGTTACATTCTTACTTTTATCATCTCTTTTCTCCTTATCGGGATTTTATGCGCACGCTCAAGAACGCTGCGAAACCGTGCAGTACATGCAGCAACTACGCAACCAGGGAAAGCTACCCCAATCTGATGCTCAGTTTGAGCAGTGGTTAAAGCAGAAACGCGATCTGCAGAAACGAATGCTTCAACAGCAGGGTGAAACACATCGGCAACAAGATGAACCCTACCAGATTCCGGTTGTCGTTCACGTTATTCATAACGGAGAACCTGTAGGTACCGGAACCAACATTTCAGATGCACAAATTTTTTCCCAACTGGATGTGATTAATAATGATTTTAAAAGACTGAATACCGATGCTTCCAATACGCCTGCTGAGTTTCTTCCAGTGGCCGGAAGCATGGATATCGAATTTGTTTTGGCTAAAAGCGACCCAAACGGATTGTGTACAAATGGAATTGTGCGGGTGCAAGGAAGTAAGTCATCGTGGTCGCGGGTGCCAGATGATGCCACACTAAAATCGCAGAGCTATTGGCCCTCGGAAAATTACCTGAACATTTGGGTGACTGATCTATCCGGGTTATCACTGGGCTACGCACAATTTCCTGTATCAAACCTTGAGGGACTTGAAGAATACCAAAGTGGCTTGGCGCAGACCGATGGTGTAGTTATTGACTATGAAGCTTTCGGAAGCAATGACTACGGGCCGTTTGTTCTGGAACCTGACTACAATAAAGGAAGAACAACTACGCACGAATTAGGGCACTTCTTTGGCCTTCGCCACATTTGGGGAGATAGTAACTGTGGAAATGATTACGTGACAGACACGCCAACTCAAGAAGATAGTACAACCAGCTGCCCTACCAACCCACAGAGTTCCGGTTGTGGTGCTTTTAATCGTATGTTTCAGAATTATATGGACTACACAGATGATGCGTGCATGAATATTTTAACCACTGGGCAAGTTGAAAGAATGGACTTCATTTTGAATGACCCTGCTGTGCCTAGAAGAATGAGTTTACTTACTTCACCGGGACTCGAAACACCCGCTATTTGTGAACGGATAGATGTAGCTGTCAATAGAATTGATTCCCCTTCTCCAATTTCCTGCTCAACTACCGCCCCACTAAGCATAACTATTCTGAACCGAAGTGATGTTGAGCTTAACTCCATTACCTTAAGTTACCAGGTAAATCAATTAAGCCAGTCTAACGTTGTATTACCAATAACACCTGCACTGCCCAGTGGTGCAACACGGTTAATCAATCTTGCCTCAGCCGTAAACCTGACCACTGGCTTGAATAATGTTTTCATAGAGATTACGGAAGCCAACGGTGAGGCCGATGAAGATCCTTCCAATAGTTTTATAAATGCCACCGTTCTTGTCGATCAATCTGAAGATTATCTACCACTGCGACAACGATTTGATGTGTTGAATTGGCCAACAGTTAGTCCGCTTGGTGGTGTTGAATGGGAACTTACATCCACCAACTTCGGGAATTCAGCTACTGTGCAAGCCTTCAACCAGGGAATAGTTGGTGAAGAGGTGTGGTTGACAACCCCCATAATAGACCTTAGTAGCATCACAAAAGCTAGTATATTTTTTGATTACTCATACGCACTCAACGAAACAAAAAATGACGGACTTCGAGTTTTAATTTCAACAGACTGCGGAAAAACTTATCAACCTTCCACATTTAACAAACAAGGTCAAGCGCTATCCATTGAAACCTCCAATCAACCCTGGCAACCAACAACTGACTTTGGTTGGCACAAAGATAAATTCCTGAGTCTCTCTGAGTATAGCGGTGAACAACAGATCCGAATTGCCTTTGTATTTACCAATGCAAGGGGCAATAACCTGTATCTTGATAACGTTGAATTTTTTCTGGACGATGATCCAACACGCCTCGATGTGAACGAACCCTACTCTATTTATTGGAAAAACGGTGATGAAGCCACAGTTACCTTTAATCTTTCAGAACGCCAGGCTATCGGTATCTATGTGGTCGATGTAATGGGACGTGAGTTTATAAACACTACAGCCACCAATATTCTCAACCAAACCTTCCCCATTGAACTGGGTAATGCAGCTGATGGCATTTACATCATGCGGATACAGGTTGGCGATCGCTTTTACGCGTCTAAGTTTTATCTTTCCCGGTAA
- a CDS encoding NifU family protein produces MNTLTDLTQRIEASLDTIRPYLEADGGNVKIQQITDDHIVKLEFLGACGSCPMSTMTFKAGVEEAIKKAVPEVKGIEVVNLTTS; encoded by the coding sequence ATGAATACGCTCACGGATCTTACACAACGCATTGAAGCCTCTCTGGATACGATTCGCCCCTACCTGGAAGCAGACGGAGGCAACGTGAAAATCCAGCAGATCACTGATGACCACATTGTAAAGCTTGAGTTCCTTGGCGCCTGTGGTTCCTGCCCCATGTCGACCATGACATTTAAAGCTGGCGTTGAAGAAGCCATTAAAAAGGCCGTGCCTGAAGTGAAAGGCATTGAGGTGGTGAATCTTACAACTTCTTAG